A region from the Palaemon carinicauda isolate YSFRI2023 chromosome 16, ASM3689809v2, whole genome shotgun sequence genome encodes:
- the LOC137655014 gene encoding keratin, type I cytoskeletal 9-like — protein MAFLKFTFVLGLVASCVLADGGHGGHGGGSFGGHGSSLGGHGSSFGGHGGSFGGHGGSFGGHGSSVVVSHGGSGGGGYGSGGHGGSFGGGHGGSFGGGHGGSFGGGHGGSFGGGHGGSSGTSFSVVNLGHSGSGGGYGSQGGFSGSHGGFSGSHGGFSGGKGGFSGSHGGFSGGHGGFSGGKGGFSGSHGGFSGGKGGFSGSHGGFSVGHRGSSGSYGK, from the exons ATG GCATTCTTGAAGTTCACTTTTGTTTTGGGCCTTGTGGCTTCCTGTGTCCTTGCTGACGGAGGACACGGGGGCCATGGAGGTGGATCCTTTGGAGGACATGGAAGTTCCCTTGGAGGACATGGAAGTTCCTTTGGAGGACATGGAGGTTCCTTTGGTGGACACGGAGGCTCCTTCGGAGGTCACGGTAGTTCAGTAGTAGTGAGTCACGGAGGATCCGGTGGAGGTGGATATGGCTCTGGTGGTCATGGAGGTTCCTTTGGAGGCGGACATGGAGGTTCCTTCGGAGGCGGACATGGAGGCTCCTTCGGAGGCGGACATGGAGGCTCCTTCGGAGGCGGACATGGAGGCAGCTCTGGCACTTCCTTTAGCGTTGTAAACTTGGGACATTCTGGATCAGGAGGTGGATACGGAAGCCAAGGAGGCTTCTCTGGAAGTCATGGAGGATTCTCTGGAAGTCATGGAGGCTTCTCTGGGGGCAAAGGAGGTTTCTCTGGAAGTCATGGAGGCTTCTCTGGAGGTCATGGAGGATTCTCTGGAGGCAAAGGAGGCTTCTCTGGAAGTCATGGAGGCTTCTCTGGAGGCAAAGGAGGCTTCTCTGGAAGTCATGGAGGCTTCTCTGTCGGGCATCGTGGCTCCTCAGGCTCATATGGAAagtaa